DNA from Kogia breviceps isolate mKogBre1 chromosome 3, mKogBre1 haplotype 1, whole genome shotgun sequence:
tttacattcatctgttgatagtcTCAACAGatatataaaaagcatttgacaaaattcaacatccatttatgataaaaattctcaacaaagtggtatagagggaatgtacccaacataataaaggccatacatgacaaacgcatagctaacatcattctcaacagtaaaaagctgaaaCATTTTCCTCTACGATAAGGAATaaaacaaggatgcctactctcaccactaattCAATATACTATAGGAAGTCCTAGCCTGAGCAACtgagcaaggaaaaaaataggcatccaaatcagaaagaaagaagtaacactgtcactaTTGGcaaatgacataatactatatataaagaactctaaagactccaccaaaaaactgttagaactaacaaatgaattcaataaagtcaCTGGATACAGATCAATATTCATAAATCTgcagcatttctatacactaataatgaagtatcctaaagagaaattaagaaaacaatcccatttacaattgcatcaaaaaatcaCTAATATCTAGCTAAAGTTATTAGTCTGTTTCCTTAGTAAAGACAAATGCTACACTCTGGCAAGGTGGAATCTTATTTATCAGTCAATATGTCCCAGTGGAAAATTACTGCCTTACAGTATTAATCCCCAGTCAGTCTATGATTTCTATTACATGTGTATTATTAGCTTCATCTCAGTAATGCAAAGCagacttctgtcttctttttagAAACTGAATTATATATAGAGGGACTGATAGGTTTAGATACATGAAATTGCACTTACTTGATAGTAACTTCAAAATCGAATTCACttgttaaaacatatttttcttaagaCTACTGCATCTTGTGGTGAGTGGTAGTTAAGGTGATAATGGGCCCTCATTACATTAGCTTCTTAATAAAACAGTGAATTTAGAGACAAAAATATCACTCATGTCTTATGAAGGTAAGTTGCATTTGAGAGGTGAAATTTAgctctcatttatattttattaacatgTCGTTCAGTTCCAAAGAGTTTCATTAGGGCAGCCTTCATCTCCTTGTTCCTGGGACTATATATCTGAGGATTGCATAAAGGTGTTATCACAGAATAAAATAAGGTAATGAATTTTTGCATTTTCACTTGATTTGGGACTAACATTCATCACCATAACAGAGCCAAAAAACAGAATTACTACAGCCAGATGAGAAGCACAAGTGGAGAAAGCTTTGCGTTTGCTTGCTGCTGAGGACATCTTTAGCACAGCCAGAATCACCAGAGCATAGGAGCAAAGGATGAAGAGAAAGGTGCCAATCATGAAAATAGCATTGAAAGTAGAGTAAATGAATTGTGTGGCGGTGTCTTCAGAACAGGACAGCATCATCAATGGGACAGGATCACACATAAAATGGTCGATGATATTTGGGCCACAAAAGGGCAACTGTGAAATGAGAACAACTGGGGTTAGGAAGAGCACGAACCCACAGGACCAGCCAAAGATGACGAGGCCAGTGTACAGCTGTTTAGTCATGATGCGTGGGTAATGCAGAGGATGGCAGACGGCAAGGTACCTGTCAAAGGCCATGATGCAAAGGTAGAAGCCCTCATCACACCCTAAAGAgaagaagaagtagaactgtGCAAAACAACTCACAAAGGAGATGGACTTGCTTGTGGATGGGAAGTTGGCCAACATGTTAGGGACGGTCGTGGTGACATAACATATTTCCAGGAGAGAGAAATTCCCCAAGAGGATGTACATGGGGGTGTGAAGGCGCTGATCCCACTGCACAGCACAGACAATGGCTGTGTTCCCCATCAGGGTCAGGGTATAGGCTACTGAGAAGAGCCCGAAGTAGAGGAGCTGCATTTCTGGGTGTGAGGGAAAGACCACGAGGATAAAGTGGCTAACAGACTGGGTGGTTTTTCTGCTGGACACATTCATTATTCTGGAAGACATGGAGATGACAGTGGTTATTGCACTTTAATGGAGTATGCTGATTCGTcctgaaaaaaatctaatttctttatcttttatttcataaaattgtaAATAGACTTTTCTTTAAGCAACAAAGCCATGACTTTCATGGCTTGGCCttcaacatatattattttaaagagtCACCATAATAGAAAGCAGGGGAAACATGAATTGGAGAcaaatttttacctttctaagaattctaAACTAGATACTAAGAATGTAAACTTTTGTGATTCTGTTAAATTACCTGTATTAGTCTGCTCTTGCATCTGTTTACCTGCACTATTGATATTACATTTCTGTTCATGTGAAGTTCTTTCAAAAGTACTATGAATACCTGTTTCTTTATGATTTATAACTGatataatattagaaatgaaatcaAGATATTGTAAAACACTCTGTCTCAATGCAGTGCCATGACAGAACATAAATTAATTCTCATTCTCACTTTCAGTTCCTCCAGCTTACTCAAGGTGTAATATGCCCTTCATGGCAATTGACACAAGGAAGAACAGACTGTCTCAGTGACTGGCCAAGTTCAATGTGCCTGTATTTGGTATCCATGGTCAAGTTAGcttcaagaaaaatagaaagatacctatctatctatctagtcatccatccacctatctacctatctattttttggggggagggggtgagaaTTTTCATATTCCTTTATTCACAGCCCTTTTCCACCGCATCTGGGCACGTTCTGAAACAAGAAActtctcacttctctctctctggccGCTTCCATCCCAAGTAGTTGTTATTGAATCAAAACTCAATTCTCCTGTCTCCTCAGGACCTTACTCTGACCTAATACATTAGGCAAAATaattcattcaaaaatgtttatttatttatctttcttttttgtgattgACAATATTGTcttatttcaggtatacagcatagtgattcagtatttttacaggttatactccattaaaagttattataagataatggctataattccttgtgctatacagtatatcattgttgctcatctattttatacatggtagtttgtaTCGCTTAATACCATACCCCTCACAtgatccttcccccttccctttccccactgttatccactagtttgttttctgtatctatgagtctgcttctgttttgctatatacatttgtttgtattatttttttagattttgtgtataagtgagatcatatagtatttgtctttctctgtctgacttatttcgctaagcagaatattctctaggtccatgcacattgctgcaaatggtagaTATGGAAGCAgaccaagtatccatcaacagatgaatggatatatatttatatatataatatatatcacatatattattGCACCAGTAATATTAcagtgtaatggaatattacgtagccacaaaaatatttattaacatcttcatTGTGTCAAGTAGGCTTTTAATTGCTGGAGAAACAATTGTGGACATGTCAGATCTTGAGCTCATGGAGCTTATAATCAAGAGGTTAACAGTAGACTTTTAATACATTTTGTGctgaattttcatttgttttccaattttttcattttagaaagaatatttaataaatcaaGGAAGTCTTTTCAAGGTGGGAATCCAAGACTTTGTGTCAGGGAAGTCCTTGACATATTTCTGTGTAGGAAGGTAATATCAGGCTTTCTAAGTCAGACCACATAGATGGCTGACTCTTTCATTTGACGATCGAGATGGCACCTAAATTGGAACGACTACTATTTATAGATCCTCATTGCCCTTTGGATTATGTAAATATGGATGCAGTAAATTAGGCCAGCTAAACGTGTGACTCTATGTGTTGTATAAAACAGTCcgttaatgtttttaaagaaagaattcacTCATTCGCAGGGCTTTTGAGGAAACATGTCTCCTAATACCttgtttgaaagatatttttatattcaaatgaATTATCTCTCTGTCCTTTAGACATTCCTATGTCCTTTTGACTCAGGATCCTAGTGTCAGCCACCTCAGTTAATGTATTTTATGTAGAGAAAAGTCATTGACAAAGGAtttgttttaaatcattattGATACTTACCCTTTTTGTTT
Protein-coding regions in this window:
- the LOC131752409 gene encoding olfactory receptor 11G2-like: MNVSSRKTTQSVSHFILVVFPSHPEMQLLYFGLFSVAYTLTLMGNTAIVCAVQWDQRLHTPMYILLGNFSLLEICYVTTTVPNMLANFPSTSKSISFVSCFAQFYFFFSLGCDEGFYLCIMAFDRYLAVCHPLHYPRIMTKQLYTGLVIFGWSCGFVLFLTPVVLISQLPFCGPNIIDHFMCDPVPLMMLSCSEDTATQFIYSTFNAIFMIGTFLFILCSYALVILAVLKMSSAASKRKAFSTCASHLAVVILFFGSVMVMNVSPKSSENAKIHYLILFCDNTFMQSSDI